The DNA sequence TTCAGGTGGAAATGCGGCAGAAAAATGCCATAATCTCGATCTACGGTCTCGTCTCTCAGCGCACCACTCTCACCAAAGTCACCACTTAGGTCAGAGTAAATACCATTGTAGGTATTATCCGATTGTTCATAGCGGAAACCGGGGATAACCGTTAGCTTTTGCCCCAGCTTAAATTTCATCATTACATAACCAGCATAGACGTTTTCCGTAAGGTCATAGTTGTTGACGATGCCGTAGCGATTGAAGCGAAAATCATCTTGAAAGGTAGTTTTGAAATCACGTAAGCGTTGTTGCTCAAAAGAAGACAACATATTGATGGTCTGTCCATTCTGGCGGCGAAATTCTACATTCTCCTGATTGGTAAAATTGGCCATGCTGTAGTAGAAACCTCCGGTGGGATCAATTCCCGTGGCGCCCATCCCCGTAGCGGAGAAAGGAGCGAAATAGCTGTTTGGTCGCAAATAATAATTCTTCTCAAAGAACTCCTCGTAGGTACGTTCCTTGGTACTGGAAATAACCTTACCTCCAAACTTAAGGGTAGCACTGAGGTTGTCTCTGATTTTCAATGGCACTTCAAAATTCAAGAAGGCGGATAAAATATCTTCGCTGTTGCCACTGGTGATGTCACGCGATCCTTGCAGATAATCTTTGGTACCATCGCTCTTGATGTAATCAAAAAATTGGGCGGGTGTATCCCGGCGGTCGTACACCTCCTGCTCAAAGGGGCTGGATTGGTCACGAAATTCCAGTTCGAAATCGTAAGGCGTCTTTCCTATCACTTTAGACAGGGCCGCTCCCCATTCGATGTTGAGCACATTGAGGCGGTGCCGGGTAGAAATGGAGCCGGAGTATAGATCAATCGAGCTTTCGGTGATCCGGGGGCGGTAGACAATGGTATTGTTTTGCACATCGTAGCGCTCCGATTTGTTGTATTGGTCGCGCGAAGTACGGGAGTAGATGCCTAGGATAGACACGTCCGTTTTACCGCCTACTTCAAAGTCTAGTCCAAGGCTGGCATTATAGCGTTTGCGGCTTTCCTCCCGTTTTTGAAACTGTAGGTAGTTGCCTTCTTGCTTGAAGATGTCCAGCAGGGTATCCAAGACCACCGACATATCGTCGCCCCAGCCTTGGCCAATAATCTCGCCGCCGCGATTGAAGCGTTCTGCGTTGGCTGTAGCAATGATCCCCAGGCGATCGTTGAAAACCCGTCGGGTGAACGCAACCGTCGTTTTGTAATCGCTGTAAGTACCTCCCAGGTCATTGTAGCCGCCTAGGCCTTTGATGGAGAGTTTGGGTTCTTTGGGGGCCTTTAGAATATTGAGATTGATGGAACCACCCAACGCGTCGCCGTCCATATCGGGGGTCGGTGATTTAAACAGTTCGATGCCCGAGAGAAGCTCTGGCGAAATGAGCGACAAATCCACCGAACGGTCGGTGCCCGATGTAGAAGGCAAGCGAACGCCATTGATCGAGATCGCCGTAAATTTAGGGTCTAAGCCCCGCACTACGACCTTGGAGCCTTCACCACCGCTACGGTTGATGGCCACCCCTGGTAGACGCGAGATGGCCTCGGCCGCGTTGACATCTGGTAATTCTTTGATTTTTTCCGCAGAAACGAAGTTCGCAATTGCATCGGAATTTAGCTGTTGGTTAATCGCTTTGGCTTGCCCGAGTGCTTGGGCGGTTACGATAACCACCTCGCCTGAATACACTGCTGGTGCGAGGACAACTTCCAATTTAACGGTTTCACCATCCGCTATCGTTACTTCAATTTCCTGTGGTTCAAAGCCCGTAAAAGAAACAACAATCGTTTGTAAACCAACCGGAAGGTTGCTCAGCACAAAGGTGCCATCTACTTCGCTGATGGTACCCGTTGACAGGTCTGTCTTCAAGTAAATATTAGAGCCAGGCAAAGTAGAACTGCCATCGCTATCGTAAACTGTTCCTGTCACCGAACCACTTTGTGCCAGCATGCTAGCAGTGGCCGCAAAAAAACCAAGAACCATTAATATGATTGATTTAGTAGACATTGTTTTTATAAAATTTTGCAAAAGCAATCGGTGGTTTAATTTTATTTCAATCTGACTCCTCCTGACCGAAGCAAATCTAGGCAGAGCGGCAGGGAAAAAAATCTATAAATAGGGGTAAAATCGTCTAATTAGCCCGTTTTGGAAGGAAAATTTACGGGGAAGAGGGGTGGGATGACGGTTTTTGTCAGTTGGGGGGGCGTTGTGGCTCTGCTTAGTGGGAGGGATCGCTATTAATGGTTGGTTGTTTTTAGCGGTGCGGTTTTTTCCCACCTCCGTCACTGCGTGACACCTCTGCCCGAGCGGAGGATAGGGTTTGCCGCTGGGTCAGTCTATGTCCTCTGCTCGGTAGGGGTGGCCGCAGGCCGGGGGTGTCAGTTGTTGCTACTAGGGAAACTGTTTCGTTTTGGCGAGTTTTTTCCCACCTCCGTCACTGTGTGACACCTCCGCCCGAGCGGAGGATAGGGTTTGCCGCTGGGTCAGTCTCTGTCCCCTGCTCAGCGGGGGTGGCCGCAGGCCGGGGGTGTCAGTTGTTGCTACTAGGGAAACTGTTTCGTTTAGGCGAGTATTTTGACCACCTCCGTCACTGCGTGACACCTCTGCCCGGGCGGAGGATAGGGTTTGCCGCTGGGGATGGATTAGGTTTTGAGGGCATTGCGAACCACGCCAACACAGAAACGGGGCTCAATGAGATGGTGTCCTTCTTAATTTATATCGTTTAAATACCACTACCAATGCGTTTAAGGTTTTATCTTTAGTTTATTCCATTGAATTAGTCTCCCTTCATATGATGTCTGCACGATTTTTTTTGTTCTCCCTGTCTTTCTTGCTACTCGGTTCTATTGCTGCGCAAGCATTGGTTTTTAATGCTTATCTGGGCGATGACCAGATTGGTACCATGACGGTCACCCGAACCGAGACGCCTGCTGGTGTTGTTTATACTTCCGTCACGGATATTACTGTGACTTATATTTTATCGATGGACCTCGACCTGAGTTATTCCGCTCATTATGTCGATGGGCAGCTCACTAAAACGACTTTTAAATACCAGCGGAACCATAAAACCAAGGAAGCTTGCTACGGAGAAATGAAAGGCAATACCTATGCTACCTATTTTGATGATCGTACCGAACAGGTCTCTGCCAGTGAAGTTAATCAAACCCTTACGGCGGCCTATTTTGCGGAACCCACTAACCTGAAGGAGGTCTTTTCTGAGCGCTGGGGCGTGAACATTTCTTTGGTATCACTTGGTAACCGTAAATACAAAATTACCCTTCCCGATGGCAAAGAAAGTTACATGACCTACGCCGATGGTCGTTGCCGGGAGTCGCGCATTGTCTCCGGTTGGGGAGATATTGTGTTTCGGCGGTAATTTGAGCAAATGAGCAAAGCAACTTTGAAGAGTAATGAAGGGTATCTTGACGATAGGGCTTTTAATCCTAAGCAATTCATTCATGGTAATGGCCTGGTACGGGCACCTGAAGTTTACGGAATGGAAATGGTTCAGCCAATTGGGCCTGATTTCCATCATTCTGATCAGTTGGGGGATTGCACTCTTTGAGTACATGTTCCAAGTGCCAGCCAACAGGATCGGGTATCATGAAAATGGAGGGCCGTTTTCGCTCATCCAACTGAAAGTCATCCAGGAAGTGATTACCCTGATTGTCTTCGCGATTTTTACCCTGCTCGTTTTTAAAACAGAAACTTTCCGAGTGAACCACCTGATTTCATTCGTATGCTTAATTCTTGCGGTTTACTTTATGTTTAAAAAATGATTGGTGCGATCGGTATGCTGTGCAGTAAGTGCTTTAACTATTATTGCAGTAAGCAGGACCAAGTCTGACCACCTTAAATACTATTAGAATAGCTATTTATTGATAAATTTGTCACTTGTTTTATGACAAAAAGAAATTAGTAAATATGAAACTTACTGCCCAAAGGCTTGGTTTACTCACGCTGCTATATTTTGCCTCCTGCACTTATACGCAAGCTCAATTTTTCCTGAATGGCAATGCTGTTGCAACCAATGACAGTTGCTACCAGCTTACTGCTGCCGCAAATGCCCAGGCTGGCTCCTTATGGAATGGGGAGAAGATAGACCTTCGCTCCTCTTTCGAGGTTTTTGTGGATCTGTTTGTAGGCTGCGAAGACCTGCAGGGAGCAGATGGAATGGTCTTTGGCCTACAGCCCATCAGTACCTCCATTGGGGGTAGTGGAGGAGCGATCGGGTTTGGTGATGTCCAGCCTTCTCTGGGAGTAGAGTTTGATACTTACCAGAACCTGGATTTTGCGGACCCTGCTTTCGATCATATCACCATCATTCGTGATGGCATCCTCAACCACAACCAACCCCAGGGAGCATTAGCAGGACCAGTGCAGGCGAATGCCAACAATGTGAATATCGAAGATTGTGAATACCACCCTCTGCGCATTGCCTGGGATGCCGAAGCGCAAACTTTTTCGGTTTACCTCGACTGTGTGCTGCGCCTGACTTACACGGCGGATATTGTCAACGAAATTTTCAATGGCGACCCGTTCGTATTCTGGGGATTCACTTCCGCAACCGGCGGACTCAATAATGTCCATGAGGTCTGCTTTTCGTACACTTCGTTTTTGAATGAACTAGCCGATCAAACCATCTGCCCCGGCGAAGCAACTCCGCTCGAAGCTAATGGAGGCGTAAGCTACCTCTGGTCGCCAGCTACAGGATTGTCGGACACCGATATTCCAAATCCTATTGCCTCTCCCACGGAAACGACCTTGTATACGGTAGAGATTACTGACGATTGCGGAAATCCCTTTTACGATGATGTCTTGATAACAGTAGACAATGATCAATTTGAAGTAGATATCGCCATTCTTCCCAATACCGCTACCTCTTTTCCTGCAAGTTGCGAGCTGCAACTGATTGCGATCCCTACACCCGCTGGCGAAAATTACAGCTACGTTTGGTCTTCGTCTGTCAATAGTACGTTCTCCGACCCGATGGCTGATTCGACCTCTGTCGTTACTTCCTCGGATCAAGTGGGTACAGAGACCTACACCGTTACCGTCACTTCCGAAGATGGCTGTGTGCAAGAGGCGAGTTTTAGTATCGAAAATCTGGGTATTTTATACGAAGTACCAAACATCTTTTCGCCTAATGGTGATGGAAATAACGATGTCTTTGGCCTGTTTACCAAGGCCGAGCTAAATGATTACAACTGCAAGGTTTTCAACCGCTGGGGTAAAGTTGTTTTTGAAACCAGTAACATCGGGCAATTTTGGGATGGCTCCTTCAATGATAGTCCTGCGCCTTCAGAGGCGTATATTTATATGATTAACTTCCAAATTGGCGACCGACGCTTTGAAGAGCAAGGCAGCCTCACTTTGGTGAGGTAGCGAGATATTTGACCTTCGTGGTCATGAAAAGGAAGGGCTATAGAAAGGTAAATATCACCGTAAGGTAAATTGACCCAGCAGAACAAGTCTAGTTTCCTGATAAACAACATCTTAACCTTGTTAAAATAAAAATGCCGTTCCTGATTTCTCAGGAACGGCATTTTTACTAGTATCCGAAGGATTTAGTTCTTGACGAACTTCATCACCTTGTTGCCTTCTTCTGCGTAAACAGTAAGGAAGTAAGTACCAGCAGCTAGATTTCTAACATCTATCTCTTTGCTTGCTTTACCGCTCATTACGGTCTGACCCAAAAGGGTTGAAACCTGGTAAGACTGTACCTGTGCATCACTCTTGATGAACAAAGTTTCTGTAGCAGGATTAGGGAATACACTCATTGCAATTTGCAGCGTGTTCAGGTCATTAACGGAGGAAGGACCAACACCAATGGTTACGGTACCTAAGGCCGCCTCATTAGTAGGATTGGCATTTCTACCTGTTACACTGAAGCCGTACTGGATGAGTAAGCCTGCAGGCAATTCTGCTGCAGTTGCACTAACGGAAAAATCACCACTTGCAGGAAGCGGAAATACTTTTCCACCACCCAATGCATCAGCGTAGCCGTTGTTTGGATCAAGTGCTTTGATGAAAAATTTAACCTCGTATGCATCATCCAAGGTGTAACCTTGTACGGTACCTGAAAACGTAAGATCTTGACCGTTGAAGGTAGCACCTGGCTCTACAAAAGTTAAGGCTTCCATTGTTTTGGCGCCTTCACCCGTAGTTTGGTTAACCCAAAAAGCATCACCAGCGTTTTCAGCGTAAGTGTTAAAATTGGGTTGTAAGGTCAATGTATTGTTGGCCGTATTGAGCGTCGATTTCAATGCAGGAACCTCCCAGCTAGAGCCAAAGTTGTAAGATCCATCGAGATTAAAGACATTCATGTAGCCAATCCAGTTGGAGCTTGCATTGAACTCTACATTATTCTGCCCCACTAGCAGCGGTAGCGATAAAAGGCAAAAAATGATACTTGTAAAAACAGTTTTCATAATACACTATTTTGTTGTTAAAAAAGAGGGTGTAATATAAGGTAAATTCTGCTATTTTGAGACAATACGGTTTGCCGTTTTCTACAATGTCTGACGGCTTACTTTCTGCAATTTAGCTATCTTAGGGCTTGCCTGGTAGGGGAACCTCAGCCCTTTTACCTTAACCTCCAAGTCGTTATGGAACTTATTGATTTTTGGTTGTTACTAAATACCAAACACTTAAAGTGGGTTGTTTGTTGGTTTTTATTGTTTCCGTCCTTACTTCATGCGCAACTGAACCTGCCACCAGCGAGTGCGCCCGCAAGATTGGAAACACAGATAGGACTGACTCATTTTACACTGAGTTATCACCGACCGGGAGTGAAAGGGCGTGTGATTTTCGGGGAACTTATTCCTTACGGAGAAGTCTGGCGTACGGGCGCTAACGAAGCAACACTGCTGCATTTTGATCGAGAAATCAGTATCCTGGACCAACAGCTACCAGCTGGCACCTATGCGCTTTATACCATTCCCCGCCAAGATGCCGAATGGACGTTGATCCTAAGTAGCGATACGACTTTGTGGGGTGCCCGCGGCTATGATCCGGCAAAAGATGTGTTGAGGGTAGATTTGCCTACGAAAACCCTACCTGAGCGTATAGAAACGATGGAGTTTCGGTGGATGAACATCACGCCCGCCAGCGCAGAACTGACCTTGGAGTGGGAGCACACCCGGCTGGCGATTCCGGTGTTGCTGGCGACTCATGACCAAGTGAAAAAACTAATTAACCAGTCTTTTGGTGCCAGTACCACTGGCCCGGAATACTACGCCGCCGCCCGCTATTACCTCGACAATAACCTGGACTTGCAGCAAGCCAAAACCTGGATGGACCGCCGCCAGGAGCTGGATGGCGATCAGTTTGGCGTCATGCGTTACCATGCCATCATCGAGCGCAAATTGGGTAACCTCTCCGCCGCCGAGAAGATCATGGCGCGTTCGCTGGAGCTGGCCGAGGCGGCTCCCAACCCTCACTACGTGCGCATGAATACCCAAACCCTCCGCGAGTGGAACAAAGACCTGGCACCCTATTTCAGTGGCTCCCAACTGCTGGAAAAAGCCATCGCCTACCACGACCCCCAGGCGCAGTGGGGCGTACAGCCGCTCACGTTGAAGCTCTACGAATCGCGCCCCGGAGGCAGCTACCGCCGCTCGGAGGTCACCATGGATGAAGGACAGGAGGTGTTTAAACTCGCACAAATCAGAGGTCGCGACGAAACCTATCGGGAATACAATGCTGCCGGCTGCACCTTTAGCCTCAATGGACGTACGACCGACTTCACCCCCGAAGAACTTCGCCAGCACCGCTTGAGCTGCGAGGCGGGCAAGGTCTACCGCAACTACTATACCTACCTCTGGGGCCTACCCATGAAACTGCGCGACCCCGGTACCATCATCGACGACAACGTCCACCGCGTAGACTTCTTCGGTCAGGAGCTGCTGGAAATGAAAGTCACCTATCAAGAAGAAGTAGGCGGTGATACCTGGTACTTCTACTTCCACCCGGAAACCTACGCCCTAAGCGGCTACCGCTTCTACCACGACGAAGCCGCCAACGACGGTGAGTACATCCTGCTAGCGGACGAAGCCCAAATAGGGCCATTCCGGATTCCCGCCAAACGGCATTGGTACACCCACGGCGATCGGCAGTATTTGGGGAGTGATGAGGTGGTGGAGGAGTGAGTGTTTGTAGAGGGATACGGTTTGCTTTACTTATCTGGGGTAGAGGTGTCCAATCTGGCTGGTTTGATTTGTCGTACATTCACGGCCCAACCCAACAGCATCGCATTTTTGACGCTTAA is a window from the Lewinella sp. LCG006 genome containing:
- a CDS encoding TonB-dependent receptor, which gives rise to MSTKSIILMVLGFFAATASMLAQSGSVTGTVYDSDGSSTLPGSNIYLKTDLSTGTISEVDGTFVLSNLPVGLQTIVVSFTGFEPQEIEVTIADGETVKLEVVLAPAVYSGEVVIVTAQALGQAKAINQQLNSDAIANFVSAEKIKELPDVNAAEAISRLPGVAINRSGGEGSKVVVRGLDPKFTAISINGVRLPSTSGTDRSVDLSLISPELLSGIELFKSPTPDMDGDALGGSINLNILKAPKEPKLSIKGLGGYNDLGGTYSDYKTTVAFTRRVFNDRLGIIATANAERFNRGGEIIGQGWGDDMSVVLDTLLDIFKQEGNYLQFQKREESRKRYNASLGLDFEVGGKTDVSILGIYSRTSRDQYNKSERYDVQNNTIVYRPRITESSIDLYSGSISTRHRLNVLNIEWGAALSKVIGKTPYDFELEFRDQSSPFEQEVYDRRDTPAQFFDYIKSDGTKDYLQGSRDITSGNSEDILSAFLNFEVPLKIRDNLSATLKFGGKVISSTKERTYEEFFEKNYYLRPNSYFAPFSATGMGATGIDPTGGFYYSMANFTNQENVEFRRQNGQTINMLSSFEQQRLRDFKTTFQDDFRFNRYGIVNNYDLTENVYAGYVMMKFKLGQKLTVIPGFRYEQSDNTYNGIYSDLSGDFGESGALRDETVDRDYGIFLPHFHLKFKPREWLDFRASYSTTLARPDYEYIVPATLVNRASDLVITEGNPQLNASVSTNYDFFITAYSGKWGLLSGGVFYKDISDAFYPFIVGLNNDSLAVAYGYPPTGFGGAELTTYTNSPQSNVWGFEMEIQSNMNFLPEPFDGLVFNFNYTRLFSETTINSFYEQTTFSGVPPFIFTTVEIFPFQREVELIGQAKHILNASLGYDYKSFSMRFSTSYQGTKLSGYSSSSDKDRFNQSFWRFDAAFKQKFSRNFNVFLNLNNLSDQQGINFFRSENFVTSIERYGMTATVGAEYIFR
- a CDS encoding DUF6134 family protein translates to MMSARFFLFSLSFLLLGSIAAQALVFNAYLGDDQIGTMTVTRTETPAGVVYTSVTDITVTYILSMDLDLSYSAHYVDGQLTKTTFKYQRNHKTKEACYGEMKGNTYATYFDDRTEQVSASEVNQTLTAAYFAEPTNLKEVFSERWGVNISLVSLGNRKYKITLPDGKESYMTYADGRCRESRIVSGWGDIVFRR
- a CDS encoding T9SS type A sorting domain-containing protein, encoding MKTVFTSIIFCLLSLPLLVGQNNVEFNASSNWIGYMNVFNLDGSYNFGSSWEVPALKSTLNTANNTLTLQPNFNTYAENAGDAFWVNQTTGEGAKTMEALTFVEPGATFNGQDLTFSGTVQGYTLDDAYEVKFFIKALDPNNGYADALGGGKVFPLPASGDFSVSATAAELPAGLLIQYGFSVTGRNANPTNEAALGTVTIGVGPSSVNDLNTLQIAMSVFPNPATETLFIKSDAQVQSYQVSTLLGQTVMSGKASKEIDVRNLAAGTYFLTVYAEEGNKVMKFVKN
- a CDS encoding DUF6503 family protein, with product MELIDFWLLLNTKHLKWVVCWFLLFPSLLHAQLNLPPASAPARLETQIGLTHFTLSYHRPGVKGRVIFGELIPYGEVWRTGANEATLLHFDREISILDQQLPAGTYALYTIPRQDAEWTLILSSDTTLWGARGYDPAKDVLRVDLPTKTLPERIETMEFRWMNITPASAELTLEWEHTRLAIPVLLATHDQVKKLINQSFGASTTGPEYYAAARYYLDNNLDLQQAKTWMDRRQELDGDQFGVMRYHAIIERKLGNLSAAEKIMARSLELAEAAPNPHYVRMNTQTLREWNKDLAPYFSGSQLLEKAIAYHDPQAQWGVQPLTLKLYESRPGGSYRRSEVTMDEGQEVFKLAQIRGRDETYREYNAAGCTFSLNGRTTDFTPEELRQHRLSCEAGKVYRNYYTYLWGLPMKLRDPGTIIDDNVHRVDFFGQELLEMKVTYQEEVGGDTWYFYFHPETYALSGYRFYHDEAANDGEYILLADEAQIGPFRIPAKRHWYTHGDRQYLGSDEVVEE
- a CDS encoding gliding motility-associated C-terminal domain-containing protein, which codes for MKLTAQRLGLLTLLYFASCTYTQAQFFLNGNAVATNDSCYQLTAAANAQAGSLWNGEKIDLRSSFEVFVDLFVGCEDLQGADGMVFGLQPISTSIGGSGGAIGFGDVQPSLGVEFDTYQNLDFADPAFDHITIIRDGILNHNQPQGALAGPVQANANNVNIEDCEYHPLRIAWDAEAQTFSVYLDCVLRLTYTADIVNEIFNGDPFVFWGFTSATGGLNNVHEVCFSYTSFLNELADQTICPGEATPLEANGGVSYLWSPATGLSDTDIPNPIASPTETTLYTVEITDDCGNPFYDDVLITVDNDQFEVDIAILPNTATSFPASCELQLIAIPTPAGENYSYVWSSSVNSTFSDPMADSTSVVTSSDQVGTETYTVTVTSEDGCVQEASFSIENLGILYEVPNIFSPNGDGNNDVFGLFTKAELNDYNCKVFNRWGKVVFETSNIGQFWDGSFNDSPAPSEAYIYMINFQIGDRRFEEQGSLTLVR
- a CDS encoding DMT family protein, coding for MKGILTIGLLILSNSFMVMAWYGHLKFTEWKWFSQLGLISIILISWGIALFEYMFQVPANRIGYHENGGPFSLIQLKVIQEVITLIVFAIFTLLVFKTETFRVNHLISFVCLILAVYFMFKK